One genomic segment of Actinomycetes bacterium includes these proteins:
- the ftsW gene encoding putative lipid II flippase FtsW, whose amino-acid sequence MTQSVRPRPLVVADAEHHGGMSARVAAVLDQPLASYLIVMGCTTLLLGLGVVMVFSASSVIEYADTGSAFGIVARQLMWAAVGVPAMLLASRMPVRTWRILALPALIGSLALLALVMVPGIGVAVNGNRNWINIGGPFRLQPSEAAKLALILYAADVLARKRKLLDTWRHLLIPVLPAALAVVALVLAEDDLGTAVIIVMVTLVVLFVTGAPMRLFVLLGGAAIAMVTYLSVSATHRSTRFTDWLHPNQADPTSTGWQALHGKYALGSGGWWGLGLGAGREKWGALPEAHTDFIFAVIGEELGLIGTLTVLALFGLLAYAGIRIALRCGDPFVRLAAAGITVWITGQALINIGAVLGLLPIAGLPLPLVSYGGSALLVTLVALGVLMSLARSEPGAAEALAAHRAHRRDRMRRAWAMLRRI is encoded by the coding sequence GTGACGCAGTCCGTGCGCCCGCGGCCGCTGGTCGTCGCCGACGCCGAGCACCACGGGGGGATGTCGGCGCGAGTCGCCGCCGTCCTCGACCAGCCGCTGGCGTCCTATCTCATCGTGATGGGCTGCACGACGCTGCTGCTCGGGCTCGGCGTGGTCATGGTGTTCTCCGCCAGCTCGGTCATCGAGTACGCCGACACCGGCTCGGCCTTCGGCATCGTCGCGCGTCAGCTCATGTGGGCGGCCGTCGGCGTTCCCGCGATGCTGCTCGCCTCGCGGATGCCGGTGCGCACGTGGCGCATCCTCGCGCTGCCGGCGCTCATCGGCTCCCTCGCGCTGCTGGCGCTCGTCATGGTGCCCGGCATCGGCGTGGCGGTGAACGGCAACCGCAACTGGATCAACATCGGCGGCCCGTTCCGGCTGCAGCCGTCGGAGGCCGCGAAGCTGGCGCTGATCCTCTACGCCGCCGACGTGCTGGCCCGCAAGCGCAAGCTGCTCGACACCTGGCGGCACCTGCTGATCCCCGTGCTGCCCGCGGCGCTCGCGGTGGTGGCGCTGGTGCTCGCCGAGGACGACCTGGGCACAGCGGTGATCATCGTCATGGTGACCCTGGTCGTGCTCTTCGTCACGGGTGCGCCGATGCGGCTGTTCGTGCTGCTCGGCGGGGCGGCCATCGCGATGGTGACCTACCTGTCGGTCTCGGCGACCCACCGCTCGACGCGCTTCACCGACTGGCTGCACCCCAACCAGGCCGACCCCACGAGCACCGGCTGGCAGGCCCTGCACGGCAAGTACGCGCTCGGCTCCGGCGGCTGGTGGGGCCTCGGGCTCGGTGCCGGCCGGGAGAAGTGGGGGGCTCTGCCGGAGGCGCACACCGACTTCATCTTCGCGGTCATCGGCGAGGAGCTCGGCCTGATCGGCACCCTCACGGTGCTCGCGCTGTTCGGGCTGCTCGCCTACGCCGGCATCCGGATCGCGCTGCGCTGCGGCGACCCCTTCGTGCGCCTCGCCGCCGCGGGAATCACCGTGTGGATCACCGGGCAGGCGCTCATCAACATCGGCGCCGTGCTGGGCCTGCTGCCGATCGCCGGCCTGCCGCTGCCGCTGGTGTCCTACGGCGGCTCCGCCCTGCTCGTCACCTTGGTGGCGCTCGGCGTCCTCATGTCCCTGGCCCGCTCCGAGCCCGGAGCGGCGGAGGCGCTCGCCGCGCACCGGGCCCACCGGCGCGACCGGATGCGGCGGGCCTGGGCGATGCTGCGCAGGATCTGA
- the murD gene encoding UDP-N-acetylmuramoyl-L-alanine--D-glutamate ligase, with protein sequence MRWEDARVLVAGVGVSGFAAADALLRRGARVVVVDRSEAGPTSERAGVLEVLGADVRLGAGAIEAVPDAITLVVASPGWRPDAPLLVAAEAAGIPVWSEIELAWHLRPEGAAPWLALTGTNGKTTTVEMLAAMLVASGKRAVAAGNVGLALVDAVTAEQPYDVIAVELSSFQLHRTFSMSALASAVLNIAEDHVDWHSSMEAYARDKGRIYQRAQVACVYNVADPWTERLVVEADVVEGCRAIGFTLGVPSVGMVGVVDDILVDRAFVEERATSAAELATLRDVIPNAPHNVANALAAAALARAYGVPPVAVRDGLRGFRPGHHRIELVAVVDGVSYVDDSKATNPHAAAASLRAYDSVVWIAGGLVKGATFDELVPAVRSRLRGVVVLGADRAVIADALARHAPEVPVVDVASTETDVMTDVVRRAAALARPGDTVLLAPAAASMDLFRDYAHRGDAFAEAVRALATEAAP encoded by the coding sequence GTGAGGTGGGAGGACGCCCGCGTCCTCGTCGCCGGCGTCGGCGTCTCCGGCTTCGCGGCGGCCGACGCGCTGCTGCGTCGCGGCGCCCGGGTCGTCGTCGTGGACCGCAGCGAGGCCGGGCCGACGAGCGAGCGCGCGGGCGTGCTCGAGGTCCTCGGCGCCGACGTACGGCTCGGTGCGGGGGCGATCGAGGCGGTGCCCGACGCGATCACCCTCGTCGTCGCGAGCCCCGGCTGGCGGCCCGACGCGCCGCTGCTCGTCGCGGCCGAGGCAGCCGGCATCCCGGTGTGGAGCGAGATCGAGCTGGCGTGGCACCTGCGGCCCGAGGGCGCCGCACCGTGGCTCGCGCTCACCGGGACCAACGGCAAGACCACGACGGTGGAGATGCTCGCCGCGATGCTCGTCGCGTCGGGGAAACGCGCGGTGGCCGCCGGGAACGTCGGGCTCGCCCTCGTCGACGCGGTCACGGCCGAGCAGCCGTACGACGTCATCGCGGTCGAGCTGTCCAGCTTCCAGCTGCACCGGACGTTCTCGATGTCAGCGCTGGCATCGGCGGTGCTCAACATCGCCGAGGACCACGTCGACTGGCACTCCTCGATGGAGGCCTATGCGCGCGACAAGGGCCGGATCTACCAGCGAGCCCAGGTCGCGTGCGTGTACAACGTCGCGGACCCGTGGACCGAGCGGCTGGTCGTCGAGGCCGACGTCGTGGAGGGCTGCCGTGCCATCGGCTTCACCCTCGGGGTGCCCTCGGTGGGCATGGTCGGCGTCGTCGACGACATCCTCGTCGACCGCGCGTTCGTCGAGGAGCGGGCGACGTCGGCGGCCGAGCTCGCGACCCTGCGCGACGTCATCCCGAACGCCCCGCACAACGTGGCGAACGCCCTCGCCGCGGCGGCACTGGCGCGTGCGTACGGCGTCCCGCCGGTGGCGGTCCGCGACGGGCTGCGCGGCTTCCGCCCAGGGCACCACCGCATCGAGCTCGTCGCCGTCGTCGACGGGGTCTCCTATGTCGACGACAGCAAGGCGACGAACCCGCACGCAGCCGCTGCGTCGCTTCGCGCCTACGACTCGGTCGTCTGGATCGCGGGAGGCCTGGTCAAAGGCGCGACCTTCGACGAGCTCGTGCCGGCGGTACGCTCGCGGCTGCGCGGCGTCGTGGTGCTCGGCGCCGACCGCGCGGTCATCGCCGACGCGCTGGCGCGACACGCGCCCGAGGTCCCCGTCGTGGACGTGGCCAGCACGGAGACTGACGTCATGACCGACGTCGTCCGTCGCGCCGCCGCCCTCGCGCGGCCCGGTGACACCGTGCTGCTCGCCCCCGCGGCGGCGTCGATGGACCTCTTCCGTGACTACGCGCACCGCGGTGACGCGTTCGCCGAGGCGGTACGGGCTCTCGCCACGGAGGCCGCTCCGTGA